The following coding sequences lie in one Pseudoxanthomonas sp. SE1 genomic window:
- the hutU gene encoding urocanate hydratase, with amino-acid sequence MERSASPTRTVRAPIGTQLHCKSWLTEAAYRMIQNNLDPDVAERPEDLVVYGGIGRAARDWKSFDRILATLQALEDDESLLVQSGKPVGVFRTHPDAPRVLIANSNLVPHWATWEHFNELDKKGLMMYGQMTAGSWIYIGSQGIVQGTYETFVELGRQHYGGNWQNKWILTAGLGGMGGAQALAATLAGASSIVIECQESRIDFRIRTRYVDHKAYSIDEALQIIEHSPTPVSVGLLGNAAELLPQFVARARNGGSRPHAVTDQTSAHDLINGYLPAGWTLSQWEQARGGDDGQRRELAQAAAASCATHVRAMLDFHAMGVPTIDYGNNIRQVALDQGVDNAFAFPGFVPACIRPLFCRGMGPFRWVALSGDPEDIYKTDAKVKELFPDNTHLHHWLDQARERIAFQGLPARICWLGLGERHKAALAFNEMVRNGELKAPIVIGRDHLDCGSVASPNRETEGMRDGSDAVADWPLLNALLATSGGATWVSLHHGGGVGMGFSQHSGVVIVCDGTEQADRRLARVLWNDPATGVMRHADAGYEQALACAREHGLTLPAILE; translated from the coding sequence TTGGAACGCTCCGCTTCCCCTACGCGCACCGTTCGCGCTCCGATCGGCACCCAGTTGCACTGCAAGAGCTGGCTGACTGAAGCGGCCTACCGCATGATCCAGAACAACCTGGATCCCGACGTGGCCGAGCGCCCGGAAGATCTGGTGGTCTACGGTGGAATCGGTCGTGCCGCGCGTGACTGGAAAAGTTTTGATCGCATCCTGGCCACGTTGCAGGCGCTAGAGGACGATGAATCCTTGTTGGTGCAATCGGGAAAACCGGTAGGCGTGTTCCGCACGCATCCGGATGCACCGCGCGTACTGATCGCCAACTCCAACCTGGTGCCTCATTGGGCGACCTGGGAGCATTTCAACGAGCTCGATAAGAAGGGCTTGATGATGTACGGGCAGATGACCGCCGGCAGTTGGATCTACATCGGTAGCCAGGGCATCGTGCAGGGGACCTACGAGACGTTCGTTGAGCTGGGTCGCCAGCACTATGGTGGTAACTGGCAGAACAAGTGGATCCTCACCGCCGGCTTGGGCGGTATGGGGGGCGCGCAGGCGTTGGCGGCGACCTTAGCCGGGGCCAGCAGCATCGTGATCGAGTGCCAGGAGTCTCGGATCGATTTTCGTATCCGCACCCGCTATGTCGATCACAAGGCCTACTCCATCGATGAAGCCTTGCAGATCATCGAACACAGCCCGACGCCGGTATCGGTGGGCTTGCTGGGTAATGCGGCCGAACTGTTGCCGCAGTTCGTCGCGCGCGCGCGCAATGGAGGTTCCCGCCCTCACGCCGTGACCGATCAGACCTCAGCGCATGACCTGATCAATGGCTATCTGCCCGCCGGATGGACCCTCTCACAGTGGGAACAGGCGCGCGGCGGTGACGATGGTCAGCGACGCGAGCTGGCGCAGGCTGCTGCGGCCTCGTGTGCCACGCATGTGCGCGCGATGCTCGATTTCCACGCCATGGGCGTGCCGACGATCGATTACGGCAACAACATCCGCCAGGTGGCGCTGGATCAGGGCGTGGACAACGCCTTTGCCTTCCCCGGCTTCGTGCCCGCCTGTATCCGTCCGCTGTTCTGCCGCGGCATGGGCCCGTTCCGATGGGTGGCCCTGAGCGGGGATCCAGAAGACATCTACAAGACCGATGCCAAGGTCAAAGAACTGTTTCCTGACAACACGCATCTTCACCACTGGCTGGACCAGGCCCGCGAGCGCATTGCCTTCCAAGGTCTGCCCGCACGGATCTGCTGGTTGGGCTTGGGCGAGCGCCACAAGGCCGCGCTGGCCTTCAACGAAATGGTGCGCAATGGCGAGCTCAAAGCACCGATTGTTATCGGACGCGATCACCTGGACTGCGGCTCAGTAGCCAGCCCCAACCGTGAAACCGAAGGCATGCGCGATGGCTCCGATGCGGTCGCGGACTGGCCGCTGCTCAACGCGCTGCTGGCCACCAGTGGCGGTGCGACCTGGGTGAGCCTGCATCATGGCGGCGGCGTCGGGATGGGCTTCTCGCAACACTCGGGCGTGGTCATCGTGTGCGATGGCACCGAGCAAGCCGATCGCCGGCTGGCGCGTGTGCTGTGGAACGACCCAGCCACGGGCGTGATGCGCCACGCCGATGCGGGTTACGAGCAGGCACTGGCCTGTGCCCGTGAG